In the Butyrivibrio fibrisolvens genome, one interval contains:
- a CDS encoding extracellular solute-binding protein, with protein MSILFKSSSGKRKISVLVSISIAINMLISGCGKNTPVIEKGSETTTYDEHLDISIAYWQIDKALEGKDSDEVLKKIEEKFNITIVPENITWDDYYSKIELWAENNTLPDIFVGAYRTSNTMGEWAEQGLLHEIPSDLSKYENLSRYMDSPETETCQINGKTYCIFRQTYSEQAETVKDRTILYRWDLAKAAGITKEPENWDEFRDMIQAIIKTDSENTDIKGMTSKDYSMLIAPLFTYSMPLAAVGDSSFYWVSNGEKYVPAIFAGESLGEDALPTWNLVRDMYEEGTIEEDILFTTTSQAEEKFLSGKSAAICIDGGISNTKTYENIGQYWKEMHGHDFFEDVKYLDLLPSIDGNTYYTAWDYAWSETYISSKVSDEKMDRILALYDYLLSEEGTLLSNFGIVDDTYSMDDNGQVTILYDKPSDKYHSLEMFASLVCWNYGNNDGTGFPNLVPDSYVQMDKERVEKARTLEIPPYSYECTKALYESGNGFSIKVKDIFKDVMLSEEPVEDVWNKIIDEYIDAGLLDVIDEVNGML; from the coding sequence ATGTCTATCTTGTTTAAATCCAGCAGCGGTAAAAGAAAAATATCAGTTCTTGTATCTATAAGCATAGCTATAAACATGCTTATATCGGGATGTGGTAAAAATACACCTGTTATTGAAAAAGGCAGTGAAACTACCACATATGATGAGCATCTCGATATCTCTATCGCCTACTGGCAGATAGATAAAGCCCTTGAAGGAAAAGATAGCGATGAAGTACTAAAGAAAATCGAAGAAAAGTTTAATATTACTATAGTTCCTGAAAACATAACCTGGGATGACTATTATTCAAAAATAGAGCTTTGGGCTGAAAACAATACGCTTCCTGATATATTTGTAGGAGCATATCGTACATCCAATACCATGGGTGAATGGGCTGAACAGGGATTATTACATGAGATCCCAAGCGACCTTTCAAAATATGAGAATTTAAGCAGATACATGGATTCTCCTGAGACGGAGACCTGCCAGATAAATGGAAAGACCTATTGTATCTTCAGGCAGACATACTCAGAGCAGGCAGAGACAGTTAAGGACAGGACTATCCTTTACAGATGGGATCTTGCTAAAGCTGCCGGAATTACCAAAGAGCCTGAAAACTGGGATGAATTCAGGGATATGATCCAGGCTATCATTAAGACAGATAGTGAAAATACAGATATAAAAGGTATGACCTCCAAGGATTATTCAATGCTGATCGCACCTTTGTTTACTTATAGTATGCCTCTTGCGGCTGTAGGCGATTCATCTTTTTACTGGGTTTCAAATGGAGAGAAATATGTTCCTGCTATATTTGCAGGAGAAAGCCTTGGTGAAGACGCCCTGCCGACCTGGAACCTTGTCAGAGACATGTATGAAGAGGGCACGATAGAAGAGGACATCCTTTTTACAACTACTTCTCAGGCAGAGGAAAAATTTCTGAGCGGCAAAAGTGCTGCCATATGCATTGATGGCGGCATAAGCAATACCAAGACATATGAAAATATCGGCCAGTACTGGAAAGAAATGCACGGTCATGATTTTTTTGAAGACGTCAAATATCTGGACCTTCTTCCTTCGATAGATGGTAACACTTACTACACCGCCTGGGATTATGCCTGGAGCGAAACTTATATCAGTTCGAAAGTATCAGATGAAAAGATGGACAGGATACTTGCTTTATACGACTATCTTTTGTCCGAAGAAGGAACACTTCTTAGTAATTTTGGCATAGTAGATGATACTTATAGTATGGACGATAATGGCCAGGTTACGATCCTGTATGATAAGCCATCTGACAAGTATCACAGCCTTGAAATGTTTGCATCTCTTGTCTGCTGGAATTATGGCAATAATGATGGCACAGGCTTCCCTAACCTTGTGCCAGACAGCTATGTTCAAATGGATAAAGAGAGAGTGGAAAAGGCACGAACCCTTGAAATACCGCCTTATAGCTACGAATGTACTAAGGCTTTATATGAATCTGGAAACGGCTTCTCTATAAAGGTTAAAGATATCTTCAAGGACGTCATGCTTAGTGAAGAACCCGTAGAAGACGTATGGAACAAGATCATTGATGAATATATAGATGCAGGCCTTCTTGACGTAATTGATGAAGTTAATGGAATGCTATGA
- a CDS encoding carbohydrate ABC transporter permease: MLKIRAQKLGKFLLRIVRGTVIVGICFIILQPLFAKISISFMNEKDLYDSSVKYIAKHFTLNNYRLAISGMDYWTVLIRTIILSALISFIQLFACLLTAYGFARFRFPFKKLLFGCVILTLIVPPQVVMLPLFIRYRFFDIFGIFKLTTGGTVNLIDSYWPFFIQAFTCMGIRNGLYIYMLRQFFKGMPRELEEAAFVDGCGKLRTFIQIMLPSAVPMMVTVFLFGFVWQWTDSFYTSLYLNNTKVISSALGSLAVNVYKEYEGFGGSMNFISPGFVSMMNNTGTILSIIPLILLYLFCQKSFVEGIERSGIVG; the protein is encoded by the coding sequence AGGAACAGTTATTGTCGGGATATGTTTTATAATCCTGCAGCCTCTTTTTGCAAAGATAAGCATCTCTTTTATGAATGAAAAAGACCTGTATGATTCCAGCGTCAAATATATAGCCAAGCACTTCACCCTGAATAATTACAGGCTGGCTATAAGCGGAATGGATTACTGGACAGTGCTTATAAGAACCATAATTTTATCAGCGCTTATATCTTTCATCCAGCTCTTTGCCTGCCTTCTGACAGCATATGGATTTGCCAGATTCAGATTTCCATTCAAAAAGCTCCTGTTTGGATGCGTGATCCTTACATTGATCGTACCGCCTCAGGTTGTTATGCTTCCTCTTTTCATAAGATACAGATTCTTTGATATCTTTGGAATCTTCAAGCTGACAACAGGCGGAACTGTGAATCTGATAGATTCCTACTGGCCTTTCTTCATACAGGCATTTACCTGCATGGGTATCAGAAATGGACTGTACATATACATGCTGAGGCAGTTCTTTAAGGGAATGCCAAGAGAGCTTGAAGAGGCAGCATTTGTAGACGGCTGTGGTAAGCTAAGGACCTTTATACAGATAATGCTCCCAAGTGCTGTACCTATGATGGTTACAGTATTCCTCTTTGGATTTGTATGGCAGTGGACGGATTCCTTCTATACATCACTGTATCTTAACAATACAAAAGTGATCTCTTCAGCGCTTGGATCACTTGCAGTAAATGTATACAAAGAGTATGAAGGCTTCGGCGGTTCAATGAACTTCATCAGTCCCGGATTTGTATCCATGATGAACAATACAGGTACGATTCTTTCTATAATACCGCTCATTCTCTTATATCTGTTCTGTCAAAAGAGCTTTGTAGAAGGAATCGAGCGTTCAGGTATCGTTGGATGA
- a CDS encoding extracellular solute-binding protein: MKKRSALLRAMSVLTSAVMVISAAGCSSTDAQNTDTTQASSTDAADQTVDTGETDAGQAATEEEVQEPEYDFGGRVVRIGSYYDMTPDPEKNAIEAALSERIAYVEENYNCKIEFVDLGGDYVNAYVTSVLAGDPVCDIGYAVTTTVLPSLIEGGIAYPVSDLGVIDFDDYKWRSDVVEAGKYKGKNYTFLLKDPEIRYGIFWNKTLFEQNGLPDLYELANSDEWTWSKFKEVALQGNIDSDNDGTIDIYGFNARENLGWCYLYSNGAQVAEKTDSGITIDLSDEKVVEALTAMQDFTTTVDYRQIDWSVDSWDSLIGDFRDGKSMMCLEEFWISYAYLNEMEDDWGWVPFPKGDSADDWSCYGKENGCRFMLNGIEDPETVALIYDLITDIADTNEEWDDLMEDQLESWADDSETVENVSYIYNNKIAKINSINGFSELNGVINTMIEEITSGTSSPQTALDTYQSQIDSAIADLENHDYDADMQEYLKTDEEGEEESGE, from the coding sequence ATGAAAAAGAGAAGTGCTTTACTGCGTGCAATGTCAGTTCTTACAAGTGCTGTGATGGTTATCAGTGCAGCCGGATGTAGCTCAACAGATGCACAGAACACTGACACAACCCAGGCTTCATCTACTGATGCTGCGGATCAGACAGTAGATACAGGGGAGACTGATGCTGGTCAGGCCGCAACCGAGGAAGAGGTTCAGGAGCCTGAATACGACTTTGGCGGAAGAGTAGTAAGAATCGGATCTTACTATGATATGACTCCAGACCCTGAGAAAAATGCGATCGAAGCTGCTCTTTCAGAGAGAATCGCATACGTAGAAGAGAACTATAACTGTAAGATCGAGTTCGTAGATCTTGGCGGAGATTACGTTAATGCATATGTTACCAGCGTTCTTGCAGGCGACCCTGTTTGTGATATCGGATATGCTGTTACAACAACTGTTCTTCCTTCCCTTATAGAAGGTGGAATCGCTTATCCTGTAAGTGACCTTGGCGTAATTGATTTTGATGACTATAAATGGAGATCTGATGTTGTAGAAGCAGGAAAATATAAGGGAAAGAACTACACATTCCTTCTCAAGGATCCTGAGATCAGATACGGTATCTTCTGGAATAAGACACTGTTCGAGCAGAACGGCCTTCCGGATCTGTATGAACTTGCTAACAGTGATGAATGGACATGGAGTAAATTCAAAGAAGTAGCCCTTCAGGGTAATATCGACTCTGACAATGACGGAACAATTGATATCTACGGCTTCAATGCAAGAGAAAACCTTGGCTGGTGCTATCTGTATTCTAACGGAGCTCAGGTTGCAGAAAAGACAGATTCAGGTATCACTATTGATCTTTCTGATGAGAAGGTTGTAGAAGCCCTTACAGCAATGCAGGATTTCACAACTACAGTTGATTACAGACAGATTGACTGGTCAGTAGACAGCTGGGATTCACTTATCGGAGATTTCAGAGACGGCAAGTCCATGATGTGTCTTGAAGAGTTCTGGATCTCATATGCATATCTTAATGAGATGGAAGATGACTGGGGCTGGGTACCATTCCCTAAGGGAGATTCTGCAGATGACTGGTCCTGCTATGGTAAGGAAAACGGCTGCCGCTTCATGCTTAACGGAATCGAAGATCCTGAAACAGTAGCACTTATCTATGATCTCATCACAGATATAGCTGATACTAACGAAGAGTGGGATGACCTTATGGAAGATCAGCTTGAAAGCTGGGCAGATGACAGCGAGACAGTTGAGAACGTATCTTACATCTATAACAACAAGATCGCTAAGATCAATTCCATTAACGGCTTCTCAGAGCTCAACGGCGTCATCAACACAATGATCGAAGAGATCACAAGCGGAACATCTTCACCTCAGACAGCACTTGATACTTATCAGTCACAGATCGATTCTGCTATAGCAGATCTTGAAAACCACGACTACGATGCAGATATGCAGGAATATCTGAAGACAGATGAGGAAGGCGAAGAAGAATCAGGAGAATAA